In Syngnathus scovelli strain Florida chromosome 10, RoL_Ssco_1.2, whole genome shotgun sequence, the following are encoded in one genomic region:
- the im:7152348 gene encoding RING finger protein 225 isoform X2 — MVLCGEGDCGVCLQTFNRVERIPRTLHCRHAFCQACLEAMAVCSGPGGVGPSLSVRCPLCRRVTCVQQGLSLQEALWVDSDLWEQIPRDQEDQYEEGGMKEDREEATETTPQAKCSSSRNKVKFRSFFRKFTLTKRPRERIMPSSNVEMKSWRRLSSDETLRNP, encoded by the exons ATGGTGCTGTGTGGTGAGGGCGACTGCGGCGTCTGCCTGCAGACCTTCAACAGGGTGGAGCGTATCCCCCGGAcgctgcactgccgacacgcctTCTGTCAAGCCTGCCTGGAGGCCATGGCGGTGTGTTCAGGACCCGGAGGTGTCGGGCCGTCGCTCAGCGTGCGCTGCCCGCTGTGCCGCCGCGTCACCTGCGTGCAGCAGGGGCTTAGCTTGCAAGAGGCGCTGTGGGTGGATAGCGACCTGTGGGAGCAGATACCGAGAGACCAAGAAGACCAGTACGAGGAAGGCGGGATGAAAGAAGACAGGGAAGAGGCCACAGAGACCACACCACAAGCCAAATG CAGTTCCTCCAGGAACAAGGTCAAGTTCCGATCCTTCTTCCGCAAGTTTACGCTGACCAAGAGACCCCGAGAGAGGATCATGCCCAGCAGTAATGT GGAAATGAAATCCTGGCGCAGGCTCTCCAGTGACGAGACGTTACGAAACCCCTGA
- the im:7152348 gene encoding RING finger protein 225 isoform X1 yields MVLCGEGDCGVCLQTFNRVERIPRTLHCRHAFCQACLEAMAVCSGPGGVGPSLSVRCPLCRRVTCVQQGLSLQEALWVDSDLWEQIPRDQEDQYEEGGMKEDREEATETTPQAKCSSRNKVKFRSFFRKFTLTKRPRERIMPSSNVEMKSWRRLSSDETLRNP; encoded by the exons ATGGTGCTGTGTGGTGAGGGCGACTGCGGCGTCTGCCTGCAGACCTTCAACAGGGTGGAGCGTATCCCCCGGAcgctgcactgccgacacgcctTCTGTCAAGCCTGCCTGGAGGCCATGGCGGTGTGTTCAGGACCCGGAGGTGTCGGGCCGTCGCTCAGCGTGCGCTGCCCGCTGTGCCGCCGCGTCACCTGCGTGCAGCAGGGGCTTAGCTTGCAAGAGGCGCTGTGGGTGGATAGCGACCTGTGGGAGCAGATACCGAGAGACCAAGAAGACCAGTACGAGGAAGGCGGGATGAAAGAAGACAGGGAAGAGGCCACAGAGACCACACCACAAGCCAAATG TTCCTCCAGGAACAAGGTCAAGTTCCGATCCTTCTTCCGCAAGTTTACGCTGACCAAGAGACCCCGAGAGAGGATCATGCCCAGCAGTAATGT GGAAATGAAATCCTGGCGCAGGCTCTCCAGTGACGAGACGTTACGAAACCCCTGA